The following proteins come from a genomic window of Leptospira andrefontaineae:
- a CDS encoding alpha/beta fold hydrolase, with amino-acid sequence MKRTTISLMLLLIILLDCRFLGVGSESLEDLKTKYANSESKYAPIGDLNIHYRDEGQGPVIILLHGVCSSLHTWDSWAELLKSRYRVIRIDLPGHGLTGPPSDLEKLNLEEGVEVLNKFLEYLKVDSFYLVGNSMGGYISWNYVLKYPNKVQKLVLIDAAGYAQPMPPMIALGSNPIVSPFARHMLPSFMVEKSVDEVYGDPTKITPEIKTRYVDLSRREGNRQAYNYFFRTAREKFTDPKISEGIKLVKTPTLVMWGKEDHWLKLEYAQNWTKDLQNSKFISYEGAGHIPMEEIPDITAKDLVEFLIL; translated from the coding sequence ATGAAAAGAACAACAATAAGCTTAATGTTACTTCTCATCATTCTACTTGATTGTAGATTTTTAGGGGTCGGCTCCGAGTCCTTAGAGGATTTGAAAACAAAATATGCGAACTCGGAATCCAAGTACGCTCCGATTGGGGATTTAAATATCCATTATAGAGACGAGGGCCAAGGACCTGTAATCATATTATTACATGGTGTATGTTCTTCATTGCATACATGGGATTCTTGGGCAGAATTATTAAAGTCTCGTTATAGAGTGATCCGCATCGATCTTCCTGGTCATGGTCTTACAGGCCCTCCGAGCGATTTGGAGAAGTTGAATTTGGAAGAAGGTGTAGAAGTCCTGAACAAATTCCTGGAATATCTAAAAGTGGATTCTTTCTATTTGGTAGGGAATTCTATGGGAGGTTATATCTCCTGGAATTATGTATTAAAATATCCTAATAAAGTTCAAAAATTGGTATTGATAGATGCGGCCGGATATGCGCAACCTATGCCTCCTATGATTGCATTGGGAAGTAATCCTATCGTAAGTCCATTTGCACGTCATATGCTGCCAAGTTTTATGGTGGAAAAAAGTGTAGATGAAGTTTACGGAGATCCTACAAAGATCACGCCTGAGATCAAAACAAGATATGTGGATCTTTCTAGAAGAGAAGGAAACAGGCAGGCTTATAATTATTTTTTCAGGACTGCCAGGGAGAAGTTTACTGATCCTAAAATTTCAGAAGGGATCAAACTGGTAAAAACTCCGACCTTGGTTATGTGGGGAAAAGAAGATCATTGGTTAAAATTGGAATATGCACAGAATTGGACTAAGGATCTCCAGAATTCTAAGTTCATTTCTTATGAAGGGGCAGGTCATATTCCTATGGAAGAAATCCCGGATATTACTGCAAAAGATCTTGTGGAGTTCCTTATATTATAA
- a CDS encoding TetR/AcrR family transcriptional regulator → MRTKPPSPIANRAEARREQILEAALDVFSEKGYHEAGIADIAGKLNIGHGTCYRYFKNKLDILHALVDRILLGLLEVVRKESPEKSNTIEEYRNQIKNIGWELFQLFSKDPRQAKIVFFEAMALDETVKRKVQLGIDKSARLTELYLKNGVKKGFLRKELDTRIASQAVNAMMFEGIRINLSSKVDSKFAKRWLEEMPTLMLEGMGKR, encoded by the coding sequence ATGAGAACAAAGCCTCCTAGTCCGATCGCCAACAGGGCAGAAGCAAGAAGAGAACAGATCCTGGAAGCAGCATTGGATGTATTCTCCGAAAAAGGATACCACGAGGCAGGGATCGCAGACATAGCCGGAAAATTAAACATAGGTCATGGTACCTGTTACCGTTATTTTAAGAATAAATTAGATATCTTACATGCACTAGTGGATCGGATCCTTCTTGGGTTATTAGAAGTAGTCCGTAAAGAAAGTCCTGAAAAATCAAACACTATAGAAGAATACAGAAACCAGATCAAGAATATCGGTTGGGAACTATTTCAACTTTTCAGTAAAGACCCAAGGCAAGCAAAGATCGTTTTTTTCGAAGCGATGGCATTGGATGAAACTGTAAAAAGAAAAGTACAACTTGGAATAGATAAAAGTGCCAGGCTTACTGAGTTATACCTGAAGAATGGTGTGAAAAAAGGATTTTTAAGAAAAGAATTGGATACTCGAATCGCATCCCAAGCCGTAAATGCGATGATGTTCGAAGGAATTAGGATCAATCTATCTTCCAAAGTAGATTCTAAATTTGCAAAACGTTGGCTGGAAGAAATGCCCACTCTTATGTTAGAAGGAATGGGCAAACGTTAA
- a CDS encoding histidine kinase dimerization/phosphoacceptor domain -containing protein, translating into MNKILRLMLYRSLKFFKTPAKFLLVTSVYFLLGKFGESFGTFSDYASPIWPASGWGLVTPLLFGRVSYLGIFTGSFLYNCQIRHEDLPGQELSIYFGAAALIACGSTLQSFTGAYLYKKFIPGLDLTKNTSFVLRFLWIETLVCIIAATIACSGLLVLGILDINSLFPTWIIWWMGDSLGVFVYFPFFLSWLGPGVARFQVHSWKESVGLVSFLILLGGGIVYFFSINEVPAYFPLSYLLIAVISLVSLRFGGRESSLILIIVSIIAILGTAKGNSYNFPASQEVSLLLLQSFLSAISIASLLALSVVKERIDAQEEIYQSHKRLEGLVAERTQELDRSYRFLGASEAIYKGLFENVPIAILECDYSEVKRMLGELPKMSRKEFTKFLKTNPKFVSECYETVSVVDANKESVRLFHASSKEEVLFLARNFFRKGNDHYFKKLLTRIRFGARVLHTETTLSTCNGKQFEASIRWSLAPEFEDTFSSTIITVTEITDKKQAERQLKSSLKEKEVMLKEIHHRVKNNLQVISSLFNLQSEYENDPKIHEAFTESQNRIQTMALIHDELYQSNDLGNVEFSGYSKRLVEKIRSAYKIGAETRVDVISSPIHLEISIAIPLGLALNELLTNSFKYAFPHNFSPTDERPKIQVRLQKKENVVTLEVSDNGVGLPNELNPIATHSFGLTLVQVLTKQLKGKLDFSSSKDHGASFQIRFELPN; encoded by the coding sequence ATGAATAAGATTCTAAGATTAATGTTATATCGATCCCTAAAATTCTTTAAAACCCCTGCCAAATTTCTTCTGGTAACTTCTGTTTATTTTCTTTTGGGAAAATTCGGAGAATCTTTCGGGACTTTTTCGGATTACGCGTCCCCCATATGGCCTGCATCCGGCTGGGGGTTAGTCACTCCTTTATTATTCGGAAGAGTTTCTTATCTAGGGATTTTCACAGGTTCCTTTTTATACAATTGCCAGATCCGGCATGAGGATCTTCCGGGACAGGAACTAAGTATTTATTTTGGAGCAGCAGCACTGATTGCCTGCGGAAGCACATTACAATCTTTCACAGGAGCTTATTTATATAAAAAATTTATTCCTGGATTAGATCTTACGAAAAACACCTCCTTCGTTCTTAGATTCCTTTGGATAGAAACATTAGTTTGTATTATCGCGGCGACAATCGCATGTTCAGGACTTCTAGTTTTAGGAATACTGGATATAAATTCACTTTTTCCTACATGGATCATTTGGTGGATGGGGGATTCTTTAGGAGTATTCGTATACTTTCCGTTTTTTTTAAGTTGGTTAGGACCGGGAGTCGCGAGATTCCAAGTACATTCTTGGAAAGAAAGTGTGGGACTAGTCTCCTTCTTGATTTTATTAGGAGGAGGGATCGTTTACTTTTTCAGCATCAATGAAGTTCCTGCATACTTTCCTCTTTCTTATCTTCTGATCGCAGTCATTTCACTTGTTTCTCTCAGATTCGGCGGAAGAGAATCTTCTCTCATACTCATCATCGTTTCCATCATAGCGATATTAGGAACAGCAAAAGGAAATTCATATAATTTTCCCGCTTCACAAGAAGTTTCCCTTCTTCTTTTACAAAGTTTTCTTTCCGCTATCTCAATCGCTTCCCTTCTGGCTTTGTCGGTAGTAAAAGAAAGAATCGATGCACAAGAAGAGATCTATCAATCGCATAAAAGATTAGAAGGATTAGTCGCAGAAAGGACCCAAGAATTGGATCGCTCCTATCGATTTTTAGGAGCAAGCGAGGCGATCTATAAAGGTTTATTCGAGAATGTCCCGATCGCAATTTTAGAATGTGATTACTCTGAGGTAAAAAGAATGCTCGGGGAATTACCTAAAATGTCCAGAAAGGAATTTACTAAATTCCTGAAGACGAATCCCAAATTCGTTTCTGAATGTTATGAAACTGTAAGTGTAGTAGATGCGAATAAAGAATCCGTTCGATTATTCCATGCAAGTTCAAAGGAAGAAGTCTTATTTCTTGCCAGGAATTTTTTCCGAAAAGGAAACGATCATTATTTCAAAAAACTTCTGACCCGAATTCGTTTTGGAGCAAGAGTTCTTCATACAGAAACTACATTATCCACTTGCAACGGAAAACAATTCGAAGCATCCATTCGTTGGTCCTTGGCACCGGAATTCGAAGACACATTCTCTTCTACCATTATTACTGTTACGGAGATAACTGATAAAAAACAGGCTGAGAGACAGTTAAAATCTTCCTTAAAAGAAAAAGAAGTGATGTTGAAAGAGATCCATCACAGAGTAAAAAACAATCTCCAGGTGATTTCCAGTTTATTTAATCTTCAGTCGGAATACGAAAACGATCCTAAGATTCACGAAGCATTTACTGAAAGCCAAAACAGGATCCAGACCATGGCGTTGATCCATGACGAGTTATACCAATCTAACGATCTGGGAAATGTAGAATTTTCAGGTTATTCCAAAAGGCTTGTGGAGAAGATCAGGTCTGCCTATAAGATCGGAGCGGAAACAAGAGTGGATGTGATATCAAGCCCTATCCATTTAGAGATCAGCATTGCGATTCCGCTCGGACTTGCGTTGAATGAATTACTTACAAATTCTTTCAAATATGCATTCCCTCATAATTTTTCTCCTACGGATGAAAGGCCAAAGATTCAAGTCAGGCTTCAGAAAAAGGAAAATGTAGTAACCTTAGAAGTTTCAGACAACGGAGTCGGTTTGCCGAACGAGTTGAATCCGATCGCAACTCACTCTTTCGGATTAACCCTGGTCCAAGTCCTAACTAAACAACTGAAAGGAAAATTGGATTTTTCCAGTTCCAAAGATCATGGAGCCAGTTTCCAAATCCGTTTTGAACTTCCGAATTAG